AGGTGTCACTTTTGTATCTAAAGTTTCCCAAAGTTCCGGCATAAAGTAAATGGGGCTGACGATATCCCATTTATTGTCAGCATACGTCTGATTCCCAAACACCATCACCGGAGTGCGACTCAATAAATCGCCACTATCACGCTTCAACGCCTCACCAAAAACGTTTGGCCAGTGATCACCCCAGAAGACAACAGCTACAGGTTCGTCCCAAGCTTCAATGGCCGTCACTAATTCTGTCATTGCCCGGTCACTTTCCATCAAATCACGGTGATAGTGATTAATGTCTTTGTTTACAAAACCTGTTTCTTGGAAAGATGGAACCTCCATATATTTCCCATTAAACGGCGTGTGATTTTGCATCGTAACCAGATGAGCGAAATCATACCCCTCACTTTTCTTCATGTGTTCAAGAATTTCTTGATAGGCAGAGGCATCTGAAATATAAGGGTTGTTGTCAACTTTATCTTGATATGTCATGGTTTCATCATAATAAAAGTGGTCAAACCCTAAAATGTGATAATTGTCCCGCCTTTTATACATAGATGTATTAAAGGGATGCGTTGCAAAAGTAGTATGACCTTCCTCATTCATGCGTGACACGATGGAAGGGAAGTCCGTCATCTTTGGCAAAAATTGCGTAAACGGCGTAGAAATATTTACTGCAAAAGGCTCCATCGAAAAGCCTGTTAATGCTTCAAACTCAATATTCGCTGTCCCGCCGCCATATCCTTGTGATAGCATCGTCCCGCTTCGTACACGTTGAGCCAGATTCCGTGTAAATGGAATCGGGTCGTAAGATGCATCGGCTCTTTCCAGTACCAAGGGATCCGCAAAACTTTCATTCATAATGTAAATAACATTAGATGCGATTTGTTCGTTTTTCCGTTGGGTATTTATTTCATTCGCTTGTGCAGCATATTTCGAAAATAAAGCAGTTAATGTTGCTTCATTGAGACCATCTGGCTTAACCATGGGTGCGGACGGTAAATTATACAAAAAGCCTGCAACGAAACCAGTATTATAGTAATTCATTTTCTGGCTATAGGGAATCCATTTAGCCGTCCGGTCATAAGCCCGCTTAACGAGATTGCCTGGTTCTTGAAATTGACTGGTGTAGAATAAACCCAGACTTGTAAAAGTAAATAATAAGAGACGGACAAGTAGAGGCAACTTGACGGAGTTCCTTTTAAATAATCGGATTAACACTATTATAATCGCGATTAATGCCCCTAAGATAACGACTATCGCCACCGGAGAAATCATTTTCAGAAGGAAATCTATTTCCAAAGCCATCTTAAAATCAGCGGGATAAAGCGGTTCTTCCCTTTGATTCATTTTTTCATAGGTCAAGTATCCCATTACCATGGAACTACTCACTATCAGCAAGTTCACTACTTTCGCATTGTTGATTACCGCCCATAACCACAGAGCCACCAACATTAAAATGCCCCAACTGATAATAAACTTCTCCGTATGCCATAAAAACGTAAAATTAATAACTAAGCCAATATTCAACTTATTTTGAAACCACTGTAAAATAAGTTGAATGATAAAAGTCGACAAAAGAAACGAAAGCAATTGCTTAAATAAGGGGTCACTAAAAAAGAGTGACGACCGTTTATTCACATTTCGCATCAACGTATCACCACTCTTCTATTTATTATTTTTTCCAGAAATCATCGAATAGCGTGATAGGTAACTCTCTCTTGTGGCGGGTCTTCGTATACCAACTCTCAATTTTTTCCGCATCAGCTTCAGCAATCGCTCTACCTTCTAAGTAATCATCGATTGCTTCATACGAAACGCCTAAAGCCACTTCGTCTGGCAGTGCCGGGCGGTCATCTTCTAAATCTGCAGTTGGTACTTTTGTATATAAATGCTCCGGGCAATTTAATGCAGCCAACATCGCCTTCCCTTGGCGTTTATTTAATCGCCATAAAGGAATTAAATCAGCAGCACCGTCACCAAATTTTGTAAAGAATCCTGTGACTGATTCAGCCGCATGGTCCGTCCCTAATACAGCGCCGGCATTATCACCCGCAATTGTATATTGAACAATCATCCGTTGACGTGCTTTAATATTCCCTTTGTTAAAATCGGAAACATTCTGGCCATTTTCTGCCATTGCATCTTCAATCGCATCGGTAGCTGCTTTAATATTAACTGACAACACTTTATCAGCAGCAATAAAAGTAAGAGCATCTTCTACGTCTTTCGCATCGCCTTGGATACCGTAGGGAATTTTAACAGCGATAAATTGGTAATCCTCTCGGCCCGTTTCCGCGCGCAACTCCGTCATTGCCATTTGTGCCAACTTACCCGCTAATGTAGAGTCTTGTCCGCCACTAATTCCTAAAACATATGCCTTTAAGAATGGATGTGCGAGCATATATTCTTTTAAGAACATAATGGTATGACGAATTTCTTCTTGTGGATCAATTTCTGGCTTTACACATAACGCGTTTATAATCTCTTTTTGTAATGTACGCATAAATCTCACCTCTAGACTACTATAGTTTCGGAGCTTTTTTCTGAACGGTTTGTTTTAGCAGTTGAATCGTATTCATCTTATGATCCCAAGCCTTCTGTGATAAGTCCACAGGATAATCTTCAGGATTCAAAATACGAACATATTCATCCCACAATGCATTGCGGTGTTTCAATGAATATTCTTTTATTTCTTCTAATGTCGGCAACTCATATACGAGCTCGCCATCCACAAAAATGTCTTGCAAAATCGGACGGGCCGTAAAGTCGGTTACCGTTTTATTAATGTAAGTATAAGTCGGGTGGAACATATAGAGTTCCTCTAATTGATCCGGACGTTCTTCCCATAGAGCCACGTAGTCCCCTTCTGATTTACCATCAGAATTACGCGTAATGCGCCATACTTGTTTACGTCCTGGTGTCGAAACTTTTTCAGCATTGCTGGAAATTTTCAGTGTATCCACCATCACGCCTTCATCATTTTCAATACTTACTAACTTGTAAACAGCACCCAATGCTGGTTGGTCAAAAGCCGTAATTAGTTTTGTACCGACTCCCCAAACATCAATTTTTGCTCCTTGCATTTTTAAGTTGAGAATCGTCATCTCATCTAAATCGCTGGATGCATAAATTTTTGCATTCGGGTATCCCGCTTCATCCAATTGTTGACGAATTTTCTTAGACTGATAAGCCATATCCCCACTATCAATACGAACACCCAAGAAGTTAATCTTATCGCCCAACTCGTCTGCTACTTGAATAGCAGCCGGCACACCGGAACGAAGCGTGTCGTAGGTATCAATTAAGAATACACAGTCTTTATGCGATTTCGCATAGGCCATAAAGGCATCATAATCATTTCGATAAACTTGCACGAGTGAATGTGCATGCGTTCCTGCAATTGGCATGTTAAACATTTTACCGGCACGTACATTAGACGTTGCATCAAAACCGCCAATATAAGTCGCACGCGCACCCCAAATCG
This genomic interval from Jeotgalibaca porci contains the following:
- a CDS encoding LTA synthase family protein, translated to MRNVNKRSSLFFSDPLFKQLLSFLLSTFIIQLILQWFQNKLNIGLVINFTFLWHTEKFIISWGILMLVALWLWAVINNAKVVNLLIVSSSMVMGYLTYEKMNQREEPLYPADFKMALEIDFLLKMISPVAIVVILGALIAIIIVLIRLFKRNSVKLPLLVRLLLFTFTSLGLFYTSQFQEPGNLVKRAYDRTAKWIPYSQKMNYYNTGFVAGFLYNLPSAPMVKPDGLNEATLTALFSKYAAQANEINTQRKNEQIASNVIYIMNESFADPLVLERADASYDPIPFTRNLAQRVRSGTMLSQGYGGGTANIEFEALTGFSMEPFAVNISTPFTQFLPKMTDFPSIVSRMNEEGHTTFATHPFNTSMYKRRDNYHILGFDHFYYDETMTYQDKVDNNPYISDASAYQEILEHMKKSEGYDFAHLVTMQNHTPFNGKYMEVPSFQETGFVNKDINHYHRDLMESDRAMTELVTAIEAWDEPVAVVFWGDHWPNVFGEALKRDSGDLLSRTPVMVFGNQTYADNKWDIVSPIYFMPELWETLDTKVTPFEALLMTMREELPAFEKGMYYLPDGSTVRTREELPESARAVLKDYDRVMYDTTTGSQQLEESGFFEVK
- the nadE gene encoding ammonia-dependent NAD(+) synthetase, producing the protein MRTLQKEIINALCVKPEIDPQEEIRHTIMFLKEYMLAHPFLKAYVLGISGGQDSTLAGKLAQMAMTELRAETGREDYQFIAVKIPYGIQGDAKDVEDALTFIAADKVLSVNIKAATDAIEDAMAENGQNVSDFNKGNIKARQRMIVQYTIAGDNAGAVLGTDHAAESVTGFFTKFGDGAADLIPLWRLNKRQGKAMLAALNCPEHLYTKVPTADLEDDRPALPDEVALGVSYEAIDDYLEGRAIAEADAEKIESWYTKTRHKRELPITLFDDFWKK
- a CDS encoding nicotinate phosphoribosyltransferase, translated to MRPCFGGVVWLEEQYKDDSLVLHTDLYQINMMKTYWDQGIADKHAVFEGYFRKYPFKNGYAVYAGLERIVDYLKNLRFTKTDIDYLREVLDYPEAFLEYLENFEFKATLRSAVEGELVFANEPIIQVEGPLAQCQLIETAILNIINFQTLIATKAARISYVSEGDTLMEFGARRAQEMDASIWGARATYIGGFDATSNVRAGKMFNMPIAGTHAHSLVQVYRNDYDAFMAYAKSHKDCVFLIDTYDTLRSGVPAAIQVADELGDKINFLGVRIDSGDMAYQSKKIRQQLDEAGYPNAKIYASSDLDEMTILNLKMQGAKIDVWGVGTKLITAFDQPALGAVYKLVSIENDEGVMVDTLKISSNAEKVSTPGRKQVWRITRNSDGKSEGDYVALWEERPDQLEELYMFHPTYTYINKTVTDFTARPILQDIFVDGELVYELPTLEEIKEYSLKHRNALWDEYVRILNPEDYPVDLSQKAWDHKMNTIQLLKQTVQKKAPKL